A single genomic interval of Camelina sativa cultivar DH55 chromosome 11, Cs, whole genome shotgun sequence harbors:
- the LOC104725343 gene encoding myb-like protein X, which yields MSRCFPFPPPGYEKKIRTDEAEPLVKDKYKEKKHKKDKEKKEGKEKKSKDRSKDKQKERKEKKDKHKDRKDKEKDKEKSKPLEEKKAEVLTNTGHREKLVTNAVQNNINGESKYVQDLARRIRYDEEATGSQSAQKIDYPNPKNLGITGRAFENGPVEEITHRVDEDKRINTPKNFAAAKSSKNATSRVYLGADQKRTEVMSKPMENRDKARQTESAEKSHRKQSVTKGDKPRDQEGEKKNEAKDKDRIKEKKEENIESINKTRQEKPKLIGGPRLEEREKDYLDIRNSKPPDLSRASFKNVITEGNLGKRKDHETNGFLYENGTTPHKLQRHSTSSPSVENGRTLGAPRTPPMPASKVQETTCKPQVKEVRINGFAVSGEKQKVCPPSPLAATMKVKVKENGEASIKPPHPDLKYLNQILNVPTRELLLEVDDDQEWLLGQSGVKLKKARTDTPDSGESLQVWNQAFRVESADIVALPYVIPF from the exons ATGTCTCGCTGCTTCCCATTTCCTCCACCAGGATATGAGAAGAAGATTAGAACTGACGAAGCAGAACCTCTTGTAAAG GACAAGTACAAGGAAAAGAAGCACAAGAaggataaagaaaagaaagagggtaaagagaaaaagagtaaagATAGAAGCAAAGACAAACAGAaggaaagaaaggagaagaaagacaaacaTAAAGATCGGAAAGACaaggagaaagataaagaaaaaagcaaaccgttggaggagaagaaagcagAGGTTCTGACAAACACCGGGCACAGAGAGAAACTTGTAACAAATGCCGTGCAGAATAATATCAATGGAGAGTCAAAGTATGTACAGGACCTGGCAAGAAGGATCAGATATGACGAAGAAGCAACAGGAAGTCAGAGTGCACAAAAGATTGATTATCCCAACCCAAAAAATTTAGGAATAACTGGAAGAGCATTTGAGAATGGCCCAGTTGAGGAAATAACCCATAGGGTGGATGAAGATAAGAGAATCAATACCCCGAAGAATTTTGCAGCGgcaaaaagttcaaaaaatgCTACTTCTCGAGTATACTTAGGTGCAGATCAGAAAAGAACTGAGGTTATGAGTAAACCGATGGAGAACAGAGACAAGGCGAGGCAAACAGAATCAGCGGAGAAGAGTCACCGCAAGCAAAGTGTGACCAAGGGTGATAAACCAAGGGATCAAGAAGGGGAAAAGAAGAATGAAGCAAAAGATAAAGACAGaattaaagagaagaaagaggaaaacatAGAGTCAATAAATAAAACTCGCCAGGAGAAACCAAAATTGATAGGAGGGCCCAGATTAGAGGAGAGGGAAAAGGACTATCTGGACATAAGAAATAGCAAACCGCCTGACCTTTCACGGGCGAGCTTCAAGAACGTTATTACTGAGGGAAATCTTGGCAAGCGGAAGGATCATGAGACAAATGGATTCTTGTATG AGAATGGAACCACGCCACACAAGTTACAGAGGCACTCAACTTCTTCACCATCTGTGGAAAATGGAAGAACATTAGGTGCACCCCGAACTCCTCCAATGCCTGCATCTAAGGTGCAAGAAACGACTTGCAAGCCACAAGTCAAAGAAGTTAGGATTAACGGTTTTGCTGTATctggagaaaaacaaaaggtctGTCCACCAAGCCCTTTGGCTGCAACAATGAAAGTGAAAGTCAAGGAAAATGGTGAAGCATCCATAAAGCCGCCTCATCCTGACCTAAAGTATCTCAATCAGATACTCAATGTACCAACAAGGGAGCTGTTGCTGGAGGTTGATGATGACCAAGAATGGCTACTTGGTCAGTCGGGTGTCAAGTTAAAAAAGGCGAGAACAGATACTCCAGATTCTGGGGAATCCTTGCAGGTCTGGAACCAAGCTTTCAGAGTAGAATCTGCGGATATTGTAGCTCTACCTTATGTTATTCCATTTTAG